The sequence ATCGCCGGCACAACGAAACGAAGATAGCCCGTATAAATGGCCCGCCAGAGTAAATTTTCCGGGCACGCGAAATCCAGGATGAGGAGTTGGCCCCCGGGTTTGACGACCCGGATCATCTCGGCAATTCCGCGTTCGAACGAGGCCAGGTTGCGCAGGCCGTAGCCGATGGTCACCGCGTCGAAGGACTGGTTGGGAAAGGGCAGAGCGAGTGCATCCCCACGAATGAAGGTCGGAGCGGGAACCAGGGTGGCGCGTTGGCGTGCGAAACGCAGCATGGCTTCGCTGAAGTCGATGCCAATGGCGACGGCTCCACGCCGGGACACTCGGAAAGCGATATCACCCGTTCCGCAGCACAAGTCCAGGACACGCCGAGTTGAGGGAGGGGCGGCGTCCGGAACGGCGAGCTTGGCCAAGCGGCTTTTCCACCGGTGATGCAATCCGAGGCTTTGCAGATTGTTGATGAGGTCGTAGTGCGGAGCGATGCGACCGAATAGGTCTCGGACATTCGCGGCCCGGCCTTGTCCTGGATCGTAGTAAAGGTTGGCCATGTCGGTTGATCGAGCTTGTCAGCGGGGGCAGGCGTGGAGAGGTTGGGGCATGAACCAACTCCAAGATTTAGGCGGCGAGGAAATGGCAGTGCGTCGGGCCACGCGCGAGGATCTTCCGGGGATTTTGGAGATTTACAATCACGCGGTGTTGCATACCACGGCCACTTACGACTACGAGCCGCGCACCTTGGAGCAGAGAACGGCCTGGTTTGAAACGCATGAGGCGGAGGGGTATCCGGTCTTTGTCGTTTGTGGGGGTACCGGGATGGTTATGGGATGGAGTTCGCTCAATCGGCATCACGACCGGCCGGGGTATCGATTTACCGCGGAGAACTCCATTTATGTAGCCGAATCGTTTCGTGGGCGAGGGTTGGGGGGAAGATTGATGGCACCTTTGATCGAGGCGGCCCTGGAAAAGAGGCTGAGAACGATCCTCGCCGTCATTGATGCGCAGAACGAGGCGAGTCTTCGGCTGCATCGACGATATGGATTTGAAACGGCGGGTCTGCTGAAGCAGGTTGGCTACAAGTTTGACCGGTGGCTGGACGTGGTTTTTATGCAGCGAATGGTTTAACCCGCCGTGCTGAGACTCGATGATGAGCGTTTCCCAACCCGGTCGGGTGGGAGAGATGCGGGTTAAGATCCTCGGTTTTCCGCGGGCGGCGAGACGAAAAAAGGCGGCCCCGGAGGGCCGCCTGGCAGAGAAGTCGTAGAAATGGGTCGCCGTTTACTTCCTACTTGAGAGGCACCCATTTGGCGTGCTTGTAACGTTCGTAAACCCAGCGGAAATCGACGTTGTTGTTATTACCGCCACCCCAAAAGAAGCTGCTTTTGCCAGCCGCGCTATCTTTGGCGGCTTTGATGGTGCTGCCGACGAGCCAGCGATGAGACTCGGCGTGGCCGTCCGCGAAGGAGATGGTGCTGACGTTGCCGTGGAAGATGGCGAATGGATCGACCCAGCCGGGGGGGGTCACGTCAATGACCCAAGTTCCACGGTTGAAGCCACGCGGATCGGCTTCTTCGAGGAAGATCATGGACATGGCGGCTTCCGGAACGGTGCTCAACTTCTTGTACGGGGGTTGGTTTGCCCCCCATTCGCCGCCGTTCATGCCGTTGGCTTTGGAATAGCTATCGTAGGCCCAGCCGGAGCCGGGCTTGAGGAACTTCGTGCGAAGATCTCCAGGGCAGTGATGGGCGTTGACGGCGTCTACGTATTTAGACAACGGGCTGGCCTGCATGCCTTCGGTGACGCGGGCGAGGGCTTCGGTCGTGGTGATCCCACTGGTGATGTCTGAATCCCGCCCGTTTTTCATGGGGCCACGCCAGTAACCGCCGCCGGGATTGCCATCGGTCGGAGTCATGGTTTCGTTATTATCGCTGGCGTACATGACGAAGCCCAGGCCCAGTTGTTTCTGGTTGTTTAAACAGGCCGCGCCCGTGGCTTTGAGCTTGGCTCGAGTCAGGGCGGGCAGGAGCATGCCTGCGAGGATGGCGATGATGGCGATAACGACCAGAAGCTCAATGAGAGTAAAACCCTGGCGCGTCGCCCTGGATGAAAAGTCGAGGGTTTTCATGGGATTGATGCGATCGCTCATTAATCGCACAGGGAACTGGTTCCTGTCAATCTTCCGGCGTGTTATTCGGAGGGCACAGCTCGGGGAGTGGCGGGAGCCATCGAATTCATTCAACTCCCGGCCTCATTAGCTTCCAACCTTCCGCTCCGAGTCGGCCTTCCATCACGCGAGCTGAACGCAAGCTGGAGCGCGAGAGCATCCACGCACCAAGGGTGCCGTCCCGCTCATCCCGAAGTTATCAGTCGTGTGGCGCAGGCTGCCCAGCCTGCCGTATCGCCGACTGCCCGTCGGCCCGGCGGGTGAAGAACGAGGCCCTTCCATGCTCTCCACGCGCCAGGTTCCCTTCGCCGCCCCGCAGGCTGGGCAGCCTGCGCTACAGCAGACAAGGCTGTCTGCGTTACCACGACAACGCGGTCACCGACAACCTCTGGATGTACCGGGTGCCGTCGTCATGGAGGAAGCGGAGGTAGGGGCTGCCTTCAGGATCGACGTCGGTCACAGTCTCAGACGACCTGACATCGAAGCGGAGGGAAGGGTGGGGAGTGGAACAAAAATGGGCCGCAAAAAACGAAAGACAACGAAAAGCACGGAGGTGGAATCTGTGATCGTTCCGGAGCAGGGAAGTTCAACCGCGTTGCTTCTTGCCTGTTTTGGATGATTGGCTTGATGCCACGGGCAACAGTTCGCTATGACTTGAGGAAATCGAGAGGATCGAACTTTCTCCCCAGCACGGCGGCAGGCGGGGCTTTGAGCCAATGTGAGAGGATGGAGGCGTAAACGGAGCGGAAATCGACGGTGAATTTGAGATCGCCGCGTTCGAGTTTTGCCGGCTCAAGGCTTGGCGCCGAGCCGTGAAATCCAGGGCGAAGCGAAGTGCCGGCGAGGAACATGGGGGCGGCCGCGCCGTGGTCGGTGCCGCCGTTCGCGTTTTCGGCCACGCGGCGTCCGAATTCACTGAACGTCATGATCAGGACGCGATCCAGGGATCCTTGTTTTCGCAGATCGCCGACGAAGGCACGCAGGGAATCGCCCAGGTCCCCTAGCAATCGGGCGTGGGCGCCGGATTGTTGGGTATGGGTATCGTAGCCTCCTTGCGAGACGTAATAGACGCGCGTTGCCAGGCCACCTGTGATCAGACGGGCAACGAGTTGCAGCGACTGAGCGAGTTTGGAGGAAGGATAAGCCTCTCCGGGTTTCCCTTTGCGCAACACGGCATTGATGGCATCTGAACCCGCTTGAGCATCCAGTGCCGTCCTTTGGATGAAATCGAGCGGTTGAAGGCCGGAGGCGTTGGCGCCTGGAAGGGAACCGATAGACTGGCCTGACGAGGGCATCCCTTCCATCGCGTCCTCGGCGATCAGTTCGCGATAGGTCTTTTCCTCTCCGGTCGATCCTTCATCGCGCGCGGATTCAAGCGGTGCGAAGCGAAATCGTTCGGGTGATTCCATGGAGATGCCGAGCGGGCGAGGGCCGGCAAAGGCTTGAGGTGCCTCGCGTCCGAGATGAACTCCGATGGTGGCGGGGCAGCCTTGGCATTGGTGGTCGAAGAATCTCCCAAGCCATCCATGCGTTGCGAAGCGGTTGGAGTCGCTGGCGGTCTGCCAAATCTCGGTGGAACGAAAATGCGACCGGTTTGGATTGGGGTATCCGACACCCTGAATGACGGAGAGGCATCCCTGGTCCCAAAGATCTTTGAAGCCTTTCAACGCCGGGTGAAAGCCCCAAGCGTCGTTTGCTTTCAGCAAATCTCCCGGCTTCAATGCCAAGCGGGGCCGAGCCCGCTGGTAGTGGTCGTTGCTGATGGGGGTGATGGTGTTGAGGCCATCGTTTCCGCCTGCCATCTGCAAGACGACCAGGATTTTCGCATCGTCGGCGGTGCCGGGCAGGGCGGATGCGGCGAGCAGGTCCATGGTTTTCCCGAGGAAGGCGGGAATGGTCCAGGCGAGTGATGCACCCGTCATTCCGTGCCGGAGGAATTCCCGGCGGGTTTTCAAAGTGGGGGTGTTCATGGAAAGTGCGATGCGGCTAAGTCAGTTGGAATTCGGGTGTGCAGAGGATCAGTCGAATCACGTGGCGCAGGTCTGCGTCATCCAAGGGGGAACGCGCAGCGAGGAATTCGTCGATTGACCTTCGCTGAGCGACTCCGAGCGGCATGCCCAGGAGGCGGCGGGACAGGGCGGAAATCGCGAGTTCGGGGTCGCGGCGTTCTTCTGGAGTCAGGAGGGGTTCAACGCGAAGGGCCTGGGCTTGGCGATTCCTCCTTGCGCGCCGGGGACGATTCATGTCGTTCGTCGCGCGGGCAGGCCGCGCGGATGGAGCGAGTTCACCCGAGACCAGGTAGGCCGCGAGTTGGTAGCGATTCATCAGACTGGAAGCATTGATCCAGGAAAGGCCGCCTTCCCAACCTTTGACATTGGGTGGGGCGAACAAATCCTGGCCCAAGAGGCGGAGCGCTTGAGAGGAAGCGGGGGCCGGTGGGAGAGGGCATTCGAGCGCCTGGACTGTGCCGACGAGCCATTGAACCGGACTTTTGACTTGAGCTCGAACGAGGTCTGTCGCGTAGAAAGCTTCCGAGAGGAAGATCTCGCGCAACCATGGACGGAACGATTGTCCATGGGCATGGAAACGATCTGCCAGTTGTTGTTGCCACGCGGTCGCGGGCGGTTGGCCGGCGAAGAAGTACCAGAGCTTTCCCGTGATCCACAAGGAGGACTGGCGTGAGGTGGCGACTTGACGGACGATATCCTCGCCTTTCCAGGGACCGGTTTGGTCCAGGACCGTTTTCGAGCCGGGATCGTGCTGGCGTGGCCGGAACGCGAACGACTGGCGGCTGGCGTCCAAACTCCAGCCGGTCAGAGCGCGGGCCGCTTCCGCGACGTCTTTTTCGGAGTAATGGCCTTCACCGAGCGCGAACAATTCGAGGAGCTCGCGGGCGAAGTTTTCGTTGGGGTGACTGCGGCGGCTTTGCGCCTGGTCGAGCCAGATCAACATGGCGGGATCCTTGGATGCGGCTTCGAGAAGGCTTGGCCAAGTTGCCGCGCCGAGTTCGCGGAAGGTCTGGTTTTGGCGCCACATGAGGTAAGCGTCGCGGACTTTTTCCATACTGGTGGCGAAATGGCCGTGCCAGAAGAGGGCGAGTTTTTCCTGCAACGGCTGGGGGCCGAGGGTCATTCGTTGGAGCCACCACTCGCGGAGACTGAGCAACCGGTCCTGTTGGAGGCGACGTTCCTCGCGTTGAAGTTCCTGCCGTTTTTCAGGGGAGGCTTGGCGGTAGGTGCGTAACCGTTCGGCTCGGGTGGGGTCAGGCTGAGCCCAGGGGGGTGGAGGAAAAGGATCTTTGACGGGATCGAAATGGACGAGGGAGTCCACGGCCGCGGCGTGTTTTTGGGCGGCCAGGCGTGCCACGCTGCCTGGACTGCCGCCGAACCCTGCTCGGGCGAGGAGGTGGGTGGCGGCGGCGTGGTTCCAGCGCTCGGCGGGCAAGGGCTTGAGCATGACAAAAGTTGAGACGATGGCCTGGGGACGAAGGTTACAGTCGATGGAGGGATCCCGGGTGGCGAGGGGGGGGGCAGGCCCGGAAATTTCATACCCCTTTTGCTGCGACTTGCGGCGAGCCCGACTGGCGTTGTTGGCCTCGCTTTCCTCACCGGGCAGTATGTTCTCCTACAGCCCGGGTCGGAAGAGCTTCGTCCGCCTAGCCAGTCGGGCTCTCGCCGCGTCTCGCGACGAAGGTGTATGAAATATCCGGGCTAGAAAAGGTGGGGAATGGTGCTTGGTGTGAGTTGAGCCGTTCGTTACAACAGCGCGGCCGTGGCGGCCTGCCGCCACGGGCTCGATGAATACCACGCTCTATCCCCAAGCGATGCGCATGCTCGCGATGTGCACGGCTTTTTGGGCATTAAGTTTTCCCGCCATGAAAGCGCTCTCGTTGACCCAGCAGAAGATGGCGCCTGAGACGAGCGTTTGGTTTATCACGGCCTTGAGCGTGTTTTATCGTTTTGTGCTGGCGGGAATATGCCTGGTCCCCTGGGTGTTGAGGGCGCGGCCTTGGTTGACACGTTCCGAATTGAATCAAGGGTTGTTGATTGGATTGATCGGCGGGGTTGGGGTGGTGTTGCAGATGGACGGGCTTTCTTACACGGATGCATCGACCTCGGCCTTTCTGACTCAGTTTTATTGCGCGATCATTCCAGTTTGGATGGCTTGGAAGCACCGTCAATTGCCTTCGCGGCGGGTGGTGTTGTGTGTTGTGTTGGTGCTGGCCGGGGTGGCTATTTTGTCCGGATTCGATTGGAGGAAAATGAGCTTCAGGCGGGGTGAGTTGGAGACCTTGCTCGCTTCGGTGATCTTTACGGGACAGATTCTTTGGCTGGGGCACCCCGGGTTTGCGGGGAATCGGACGCTGCCGTTTTCGATGGTCATGTTTTTCACGATGGCCCTGACGGCACTGCCGGTGGCGGTGGCGGCGTCGCCGGGAGC comes from Verrucomicrobiota bacterium and encodes:
- the ubiE gene encoding bifunctional demethylmenaquinone methyltransferase/2-methoxy-6-polyprenyl-1,4-benzoquinol methylase UbiE, translating into MANLYYDPGQGRAANVRDLFGRIAPHYDLINNLQSLGLHHRWKSRLAKLAVPDAAPPSTRRVLDLCCGTGDIAFRVSRRGAVAIGIDFSEAMLRFARQRATLVPAPTFIRGDALALPFPNQSFDAVTIGYGLRNLASFERGIAEMIRVVKPGGQLLILDFACPENLLWRAIYTGYLRFVVPAIGKLIAGDAAAYGYILESLRHYPSIEGIKGILRSQGCGEINIQRILGGAMSIHAARTPAPSAGTPQDLGAPHRTR
- a CDS encoding N-acetyltransferase family protein translates to MAVRRATREDLPGILEIYNHAVLHTTATYDYEPRTLEQRTAWFETHEAEGYPVFVVCGGTGMVMGWSSLNRHHDRPGYRFTAENSIYVAESFRGRGLGGRLMAPLIEAALEKRLRTILAVIDAQNEASLRLHRRYGFETAGLLKQVGYKFDRWLDVVFMQRMV
- a CDS encoding type II secretion system protein, with amino-acid sequence MRLMSDRINPMKTLDFSSRATRQGFTLIELLVVIAIIAILAGMLLPALTRAKLKATGAACLNNQKQLGLGFVMYASDNNETMTPTDGNPGGGYWRGPMKNGRDSDITSGITTTEALARVTEGMQASPLSKYVDAVNAHHCPGDLRTKFLKPGSGWAYDSYSKANGMNGGEWGANQPPYKKLSTVPEAAMSMIFLEEADPRGFNRGTWVIDVTPPGWVDPFAIFHGNVSTISFADGHAESHRWLVGSTIKAAKDSAAGKSSFFWGGGNNNNVDFRWVYERYKHAKWVPLK
- a CDS encoding DUF1501 domain-containing protein — encoded protein: MNTPTLKTRREFLRHGMTGASLAWTIPAFLGKTMDLLAASALPGTADDAKILVVLQMAGGNDGLNTITPISNDHYQRARPRLALKPGDLLKANDAWGFHPALKGFKDLWDQGCLSVIQGVGYPNPNRSHFRSTEIWQTASDSNRFATHGWLGRFFDHQCQGCPATIGVHLGREAPQAFAGPRPLGISMESPERFRFAPLESARDEGSTGEEKTYRELIAEDAMEGMPSSGQSIGSLPGANASGLQPLDFIQRTALDAQAGSDAINAVLRKGKPGEAYPSSKLAQSLQLVARLITGGLATRVYYVSQGGYDTHTQQSGAHARLLGDLGDSLRAFVGDLRKQGSLDRVLIMTFSEFGRRVAENANGGTDHGAAAPMFLAGTSLRPGFHGSAPSLEPAKLERGDLKFTVDFRSVYASILSHWLKAPPAAVLGRKFDPLDFLKS
- a CDS encoding DUF1800 domain-containing protein, which produces MLKPLPAERWNHAAATHLLARAGFGGSPGSVARLAAQKHAAAVDSLVHFDPVKDPFPPPPWAQPDPTRAERLRTYRQASPEKRQELQREERRLQQDRLLSLREWWLQRMTLGPQPLQEKLALFWHGHFATSMEKVRDAYLMWRQNQTFRELGAATWPSLLEAASKDPAMLIWLDQAQSRRSHPNENFARELLELFALGEGHYSEKDVAEAARALTGWSLDASRQSFAFRPRQHDPGSKTVLDQTGPWKGEDIVRQVATSRQSSLWITGKLWYFFAGQPPATAWQQQLADRFHAHGQSFRPWLREIFLSEAFYATDLVRAQVKSPVQWLVGTVQALECPLPPAPASSQALRLLGQDLFAPPNVKGWEGGLSWINASSLMNRYQLAAYLVSGELAPSARPARATNDMNRPRRARRNRQAQALRVEPLLTPEERRDPELAISALSRRLLGMPLGVAQRRSIDEFLAARSPLDDADLRHVIRLILCTPEFQLT
- a CDS encoding DMT family transporter; amino-acid sequence: MNTTLYPQAMRMLAMCTAFWALSFPAMKALSLTQQKMAPETSVWFITALSVFYRFVLAGICLVPWVLRARPWLTRSELNQGLLIGLIGGVGVVLQMDGLSYTDASTSAFLTQFYCAIIPVWMAWKHRQLPSRRVVLCVVLVLAGVAILSGFDWRKMSFRRGELETLLASVIFTGQILWLGHPGFAGNRTLPFSMVMFFTMALTALPVAVAASPGAPAWVGLYAHRGALTSLAVLVFLSALGGYLLMNHWQKHVPATHAGMIYCLEPVFASAFALFLPGWFSEFAGIEYSNEKPGWRLVAGGVLITLANAGLQWGSGENRNKEGPRG